One region of Desulfovibrio sp. JC022 genomic DNA includes:
- a CDS encoding carbohydrate ABC transporter permease: MREASRDRLKAFLTLLPSIILIAVFVYGFIGNTIWISMTDWGGSGALAFDPQKNFIGLDNYVDLFNGFLSAGFRQDLVNAVYYSLMLLAGAIGLGMFIAILLDQKPKGEDVLRTIFLYPMSLSFIVSGTIWRWLLAPQGGVNVLPTYFGFDALDFQWTSSTKAILEFNWQNILQILIYIAAFILILVGLFLLKGDPQKAVKRWLGPGVVVGAFAWLGGSLLPQALFMEEMHGFNLATLGIIIATVWQYAGYTMALYLAGFNGISQDLRDAAMLDGASSTNYYRYVAIPMLKPITISAVIILSHISLKMFDIIFAMTGPDNAQTGHPALNMYMTTFRANDFARGAAIAIVLFLVAGTFIVPYVISQYKQRRKG, from the coding sequence ATGAGGGAAGCATCACGGGACAGGCTGAAGGCGTTTTTAACCCTTCTGCCATCAATCATCCTGATCGCCGTTTTCGTTTACGGTTTTATCGGCAATACCATCTGGATTTCCATGACCGATTGGGGCGGCTCCGGCGCACTGGCTTTTGATCCGCAGAAAAATTTCATCGGTCTGGATAACTATGTGGACCTGTTCAACGGGTTCCTTTCCGCCGGATTCAGGCAGGATCTTGTCAACGCGGTCTACTACTCGCTTATGCTTTTAGCAGGAGCCATCGGCCTTGGCATGTTCATCGCCATCCTTCTGGACCAGAAGCCCAAGGGCGAAGACGTTCTGCGTACGATCTTCCTCTATCCAATGTCCCTTTCTTTCATCGTATCCGGTACTATCTGGCGTTGGCTGCTGGCACCGCAGGGCGGAGTCAACGTACTGCCCACCTACTTTGGATTCGATGCCCTTGATTTTCAGTGGACCTCTTCCACCAAAGCCATTCTTGAATTCAACTGGCAGAACATTTTACAGATACTTATCTACATTGCGGCTTTTATTTTGATTTTGGTCGGCCTGTTCCTGCTTAAAGGAGATCCGCAGAAGGCCGTCAAACGCTGGCTCGGGCCCGGTGTGGTTGTCGGTGCGTTTGCATGGCTGGGCGGGTCGCTCCTGCCTCAGGCTCTGTTCATGGAAGAGATGCACGGTTTCAACCTCGCCACACTGGGTATCATCATCGCCACAGTATGGCAGTACGCGGGCTATACCATGGCTTTGTACCTTGCCGGGTTCAACGGAATTTCACAGGATCTGCGTGACGCGGCCATGCTCGACGGGGCCAGCTCCACCAACTATTACCGTTATGTAGCCATTCCCATGCTCAAGCCCATCACCATCAGCGCGGTAATTATCCTCTCGCACATCTCATTGAAGATGTTCGACATCATTTTCGCCATGACCGGACCGGACAACGCCCAGACCGGGCACCCGGCCCTGAACATGTACATGACCACCTTCCGGGCCAACGATTTTGCTCGGGGCGCGGCCATTGCCATTGTACTTTTTCTGGTGGCAGGCACATTCATCGTTCCCTACGTGATCAGCCAGTATAAGCAAAGGAGAAAGGGGTAA
- a CDS encoding carbohydrate ABC transporter permease — protein sequence MSTTQKSGITPGSVLLYGSLFVLALFFLMPAYMAIVTALKDPANISLPTAWELPEKFNWQSFPHAFELLKSNIASSLILTVCATALSTVLGSLNGYVFSKWKFKGSELVFTLFLFGMFIPYQVILIPLFQTLRAMNLYGGLPGLILAHVVYGLPITSLIFRNFYSQIPTALVESARLDGAGFFSIYTKIVFPLSIPGFVVTSLWQVTQIWNEFLWGICLTRHEDNPITVGLAQLAGGQAVSWNLPMAGSIMAALPVLMIYIFLGRYFIRGLLAGSVKE from the coding sequence ATGAGTACAACACAGAAATCCGGTATCACCCCCGGCTCCGTCCTGCTTTACGGATCACTTTTCGTGCTGGCCCTGTTTTTCCTTATGCCCGCTTACATGGCGATTGTAACCGCGCTCAAGGACCCGGCAAATATCAGCCTGCCTACTGCGTGGGAGCTGCCGGAAAAATTCAACTGGCAAAGTTTCCCGCATGCCTTTGAACTCCTCAAATCCAATATTGCCAGTTCACTGATCCTGACCGTCTGCGCCACTGCACTTTCCACGGTACTCGGCTCCCTGAACGGTTATGTGTTTTCCAAATGGAAATTCAAAGGCAGCGAACTGGTCTTCACCCTGTTCCTGTTCGGCATGTTCATTCCCTATCAGGTTATCCTGATCCCGCTCTTCCAGACCCTGCGGGCCATGAATCTCTACGGCGGTTTGCCGGGACTGATCCTTGCCCACGTGGTTTACGGGTTGCCCATCACCTCGCTGATTTTCCGTAACTTCTACTCCCAGATTCCTACCGCGCTGGTGGAATCCGCAAGGCTGGACGGGGCCGGATTCTTTTCCATCTACACCAAAATAGTCTTCCCGCTGTCCATTCCCGGTTTCGTGGTCACCAGCCTCTGGCAGGTTACCCAGATCTGGAACGAATTCCTCTGGGGGATCTGTTTAACACGCCATGAAGACAACCCCATCACCGTAGGGTTGGCCCAGCTTGCCGGCGGACAGGCCGTAAGCTGGAACCTGCCCATGGCCGGATCAATCATGGCTGCGCTCCCCGTACTCATGATTTATATCTTCCTCGGACGCTACTTTATCCGCGGATTATTAGCTGGATCAGTAAAAGAGTAA
- a CDS encoding PfkB family carbohydrate kinase, with the protein MKQFFIAGLGEILFDVLADSEEIGGAPVNFAYHAGRLGADGAAISTIGDDERGRRASKELMNRELCLSGVSIDCDHETGYVEARLDDQGVATYYFPDDIAWDHLKLNDTAMGFASQVDAVCFGTLAQRSEQSRKAIHTFLDAAPQALKVYDMNLRQLFYSKEIIAESLKRADVLKLNDDEIKVIAPMFGLQGSERDMLKTLHDEFGLKCSVLTRGSNGSLIIGADDEVEHPGVEIKEIADTIGAGDSFTASVAIGLLLDHSLEEISEHANRLAAHVCSCKGAMPAIPNEFKLIK; encoded by the coding sequence ATGAAACAATTCTTCATCGCTGGACTTGGCGAAATATTATTTGACGTACTGGCTGATTCTGAAGAAATCGGCGGTGCCCCAGTCAATTTTGCTTACCATGCCGGACGGCTGGGCGCTGACGGCGCAGCCATCTCTACTATCGGAGATGATGAACGCGGTCGCAGAGCATCCAAAGAATTGATGAACCGCGAACTCTGCCTCTCCGGGGTCAGCATTGACTGCGACCATGAGACCGGATACGTGGAAGCCCGCTTGGATGATCAGGGCGTGGCAACCTACTACTTCCCGGACGACATAGCCTGGGATCACCTGAAATTAAATGATACCGCCATGGGCTTTGCCTCGCAGGTGGATGCGGTCTGCTTCGGCACCCTTGCCCAGCGCAGCGAACAATCCCGGAAGGCAATCCATACTTTTCTGGATGCCGCCCCGCAGGCCCTTAAGGTTTATGACATGAACCTGCGCCAGCTTTTTTACAGCAAGGAAATCATCGCTGAATCCCTTAAACGAGCCGATGTGCTGAAGCTGAACGATGATGAAATCAAAGTCATCGCCCCCATGTTCGGACTTCAGGGTAGTGAGCGGGACATGCTCAAAACACTGCATGATGAATTCGGGCTGAAGTGCTCAGTTCTGACCCGTGGAAGCAACGGCAGCCTGATCATCGGAGCAGACGATGAAGTTGAACATCCCGGAGTTGAGATCAAAGAAATTGCCGATACCATCGGGGCCGGGGATTCTTTTACGGCATCTGTTGCTATCGGGCTGCTGCTGGATCATTCACTGGAAGAAATAAGCGAACATGCCAACAGACTGGCTGCTCATGTCTGTTCCTGCAAAGGGGCTATGCCCGCTATCCCGAACGAATTTAAGTTAATAAAATAA
- a CDS encoding D-lyxose/D-mannose family sugar isomerase — translation MKRSEINALIVKAKEFYASHRFNLPKWAFWGPEDWKGKGESEVVHNMLGWDLTDYGKGDFDKLGLILFTIRNGNLQTADPKPYAEKIMILREGQLCPMHFHWSKREDIINRAGGNLAIKLYGSNKDESMSDKPLKVSVDGFVRTVEPGGVIVLEPGESICLEPGMYHCFYCEEGTGDVMVGEVSAVNDDNIDNRFHEPLPRFPEVDEDEEPIHLLVTDYARYV, via the coding sequence ATGAAAAGAAGCGAGATCAACGCACTTATCGTAAAGGCCAAAGAATTTTACGCCAGCCACCGTTTCAACCTGCCCAAATGGGCCTTCTGGGGACCGGAAGATTGGAAAGGCAAAGGCGAAAGTGAAGTTGTGCACAACATGCTCGGCTGGGATTTGACCGATTACGGCAAGGGCGATTTCGACAAACTGGGGCTGATCCTGTTCACCATCCGCAACGGCAATCTCCAGACCGCAGACCCCAAACCCTACGCGGAAAAAATCATGATCCTGCGTGAAGGCCAGCTCTGCCCCATGCATTTCCACTGGTCTAAACGCGAAGACATCATCAACCGTGCGGGCGGCAATCTGGCAATCAAACTATACGGCTCCAATAAAGATGAATCCATGTCCGATAAACCGCTTAAAGTAAGTGTAGACGGTTTTGTACGAACCGTTGAACCGGGCGGAGTGATTGTGCTTGAACCGGGCGAGTCCATCTGCCTCGAACCGGGCATGTACCACTGCTTCTACTGCGAAGAAGGAACCGGGGACGTCATGGTTGGAGAAGTCAGCGCGGTCAATGATGACAATATCGACAACCGCTTCCACGAACCCCTGCCCCGCTTCCCCGAAGTTGATGAAGACGAAGAACCGATCCATTTGCTGGTTACTGATTATGCGCGGTATGTGTAA
- a CDS encoding response regulator: MSDDFEQDLFLSEFVHECREATELAVQDVLSLEQVRDQDSIDRIFRVLHSVKGNSSMMGFMELSGFVHKVEDACSDIRSGKREPDKKVIDILLKSFDLIDEVFSYIIDKGDDKIDYNQGYDRLKKLDAALEVPESCLSPAPVSVESAPLESEVAAPEVKPAVVPVEEPLQASAVGGQVRKNPTALIVDDDFASRKVLSHYLSKFMPCYVAKDGGEAIQAFTGSLAEDTPRFDLIVLDIMMPNIDGLQACKAIRQMERSTNMDTFGEEAKIFIASSLSDEKTIHKALYDCQADTYLIKPVMLKKLHRQLVRFKLIEDE; this comes from the coding sequence ATGAGTGATGATTTTGAACAGGATTTGTTCTTGAGTGAATTTGTGCATGAGTGCCGTGAAGCGACTGAACTGGCGGTGCAGGATGTTCTTAGTCTTGAACAGGTTCGGGATCAGGATTCTATTGACCGTATTTTCAGAGTGCTGCACAGCGTGAAAGGCAACTCATCAATGATGGGATTTATGGAGTTGTCCGGATTTGTACATAAGGTGGAGGATGCCTGTTCGGATATCCGTTCCGGCAAACGTGAGCCGGACAAAAAAGTTATTGATATCTTGCTGAAGAGTTTTGACCTGATTGATGAGGTCTTTTCCTACATTATCGATAAGGGCGATGATAAAATTGATTATAATCAGGGCTATGACCGTCTTAAAAAACTTGATGCCGCTCTAGAAGTACCTGAGTCCTGTCTGAGTCCTGCCCCTGTCAGTGTTGAAAGTGCGCCCCTTGAGTCGGAAGTGGCTGCTCCTGAAGTAAAACCCGCAGTTGTCCCGGTTGAAGAGCCGTTGCAGGCTTCCGCCGTAGGCGGTCAGGTTCGCAAGAACCCCACTGCCTTGATCGTGGATGATGATTTTGCAAGCCGCAAAGTCCTGAGTCATTATCTTTCAAAATTTATGCCTTGCTACGTTGCCAAGGATGGGGGTGAGGCTATTCAGGCTTTTACTGGAAGCCTTGCTGAAGACACCCCTCGTTTTGATCTTATAGTGCTTGATATTATGATGCCTAATATCGATGGTTTGCAGGCCTGCAAGGCTATCCGCCAGATGGAGCGTAGTACGAATATGGATACCTTCGGCGAAGAAGCAAAGATTTTTATTGCCAGCAGCTTGAGTGATGAAAAGACCATTCACAAAGCTCTTTATGATTGTCAGGCTGATACTTATCTGATTAAACCTGTGATGCTAAAAAAGCTGCACCGTCAGCTTGTACGGTTTAAGTTGATTGAAGATGAATAG